A portion of the Bubalus kerabau isolate K-KA32 ecotype Philippines breed swamp buffalo chromosome 1, PCC_UOA_SB_1v2, whole genome shotgun sequence genome contains these proteins:
- the COMP gene encoding cartilage oligomeric matrix protein: MVLAAARVLLLTLAALGASGQGQMPLGGDLGPQMLRELQETNAALQDVRDLLRQQVKEITFLKNTVMECDACGMQPARTPRLTVRPLSQCSPGFCFPGVACTETASGARCGPCPEGFTGNGSHCADVNECTAHPCFPRVRCINTSPGFRCEACPPGFSGPTHEGVGLAFAKANKQVCTDINECETGQHNCVPNSVCVNTVGSFQCGPCQPGFVGDQASGCRRRPQRFCPDGTPSPCHEKADCVLERDGSRSCVCGVGWAGNGLLCGRDTDLDGFPDEKLRCSERQCRKDNCVTVPNSGQEDVDRDGIGDACDPDADGDDVLNEKDNCPLVRNPDQRNTDGDKWGDACDNCRSQKNDDQKDTDKDGRGDACDDDIDGDRIRNPVDNCPKVPNSDQKDTDGDGVGDACDNCPQKSNADQRDVDHDFVGDACDSDQDQDGDGHQDSKDNCPTVPNSAQQDSDHDGQGDACDDDDDNDGVPDSRDNCRLVPNPGQEDKDRDGVGDACQGDFDADKVVDKIDVCPENAEVTLTDFRAFQTVVLDPEGDAQIDPNWVVLNQGMEIVQTMNSDPGLAVGYTAFNGVDFEGTFHVNTATDDDYAGFIFGYQDSSSFYVVMWKQMEQTYWQANPFRAVAEPGIQLKAVKSSTGPGEQLRNALWHTGDTASQVRLLWKDPRNVGWKDKTSYRWFLQHRPQVGYIRVRFYEGPELVADSNVVLDTTMRGGRLGVFCFSQENIIWANLRYRCNDTIPEDYEAQRLLQA; the protein is encoded by the exons ATGGTTCTCGCCGCCGCCCGCGTTCTCTTGCTCACGCTGGCTGCCCTCGGCGCATCAGGCCAGGGGCAGATGCCGCTGG GTGGGGACCTGGGCCCGCAGATGCTACGCGAACTCCAGGAGACCAACGCGGCCCTGCAGGACGTACGGGACCTACTGCGGCAGCAG GTCAAGGAGATTACATTCCTGAAAAACACGGTGATGGAGTGTGACGCGTGCG GGATGCAACCCGCGCGAACCCCCAGACTGACTGTACGGCCGCTAAGCCAGTGTTCGCCCGGCTTCTGCTTCCCCGGAGTGGCTTGTACCGAGACAGCCAGCGGCGCGCGCTGTGGACCCTGCCCCGAAGGTTTCACGGGCAACGGCTCGCACTGCGCCGACGTCAACGAG tgcactGCCCATCCTTGCTTCCCTCGCGTTCGCTGCATTAATACCAGTCCGGGCTTCCGCTGCGAGGCTTGCCCACCTGGGTTCAGCGGCCCCACCCACGAGGGCGTGGGGCTGGCCTTCGCCAAGGCCAACAAGCAG GTTTGTACGGACATTAACGAGTGTGAGACCGGGCAGCATAACTGCGTCCCCAACTCTGTCTGCGTCAATACCGTG GGCTCCTTCCAGTGCGGCCCGTGCCAGCCCGGCTTCGTGGGCGACCAGGCATCAGGCTGCCGTCGGCGGCCACAGCGCTTCTGCCCTGACGGCACGCCCAGCCCGTGCCACGAGAAGGCCGACTGCGTCCTGGAGCGTGATGGGTCGCGATCTTGCGTG TGCGGCGTCGGCTGGGCTGGCAATGGGCTCCTCTGCGGCCGCGACACAGACTTGGACGGCTTTCCGGACGAGAAGCTACGCTGCTCTGAGCGCCAGTGCAGAAAG GACAACTGCGTGACGGTGCCCAACTCAGGGCAGGAGGATGTGGACCGGGACGGCATCGGAGACGCCTGCGACCCGGACGCCGACGGGGACGACGTCCTCAATGAGAAG GACAACTGCCCGCTCGTGCGGAACCCAGACCAGCGAAATACGGATGGCGACAAGTGGGGTGATGCGTGCGACAACTGTCGGTCCCAGAAGAACGACGACCAGAAGGACACAGATAAGGACGGCCGAGGCGACGCCTGCGACGACGACATAGACGGCGACC GGATCCGCAATCCGGTGGACAACTGCCCCAAGGTGCCCAACTCAGATCAGAAAGACACTGATGGTGATGGTGTAGGAGATGCCTGTGACAACTGTCCTCAGAAGAGCAACGCAGACCAG AGGGATGTGGACCACGACTTCGTGGGAGATGCTTGTGACAGCGACCAAGACCA GGATGGGGATGGGCACCAGGACTCGAAGGACAACTGCCCCACAGTGCCCAACAGTGCCCAGCAGGACTCAGACCACGACGGCCAGGGTGACGCCTGCGACGACGATGATGACAATGACGGGGTCCCCGACAGTAGGGACAACTGCCGTCTAGTGCCCAACCCGGGCCAGGAAGACAAGGACC GCGACGGCGTGGGCGACGCGTGCCAGGGCGACTTTGATGCGGACAAGGTGGTAGACAAGATCGATGTGTGTCCGGAGAACGCTGAGGTCACCCTCACCGACTTCCGGGCCTTCCAGACGGTCGTGCTGGACCCTGAGGGCGACGCGCAGATAGACCCTAATTGGGTGGTGCTCAACCAG GGTATGGAGATCGTGCAGACGATGAACAGCGACCCAGGCCTGGCTGTGG GTTACACGGCCTTCAATGGCGTGGATTTCGAAGGCACGTTCCACGTGAACACTGCCACGGATGACGACTACGCTGGTTTCATCTTTGGCTACCAGGACAGCTCCAGCTTCTACGTGGTCATGTGGAAGCAGATGGAGCAGACGTACTGGCAGGCGAACCCCTTCCGTGCGGTGGCAGAGCCCGGCATCCAGCTCAAG GCCGTGAAGTCCTCCACAGGCCCTGGGGAGCAGCTTCGGAACGCACTGTGGCACACAGGGGACACAGCGTCACAGGTGCGGCTGCTGTGGAAGGATCCCCGGAACGTGGGCTGGAAGGACAAGACATCCTACCGCTGGTTCCTGCAGCACCGGCCCCAAGTGGGCTATATTAG AGTGCGATTCTACGAGGGCCCAGAGCTGGTGGCAGACAGCAACGTGGTCCTGGATACGACCATGCGGGGCGGTCGTCTGGGGGTCTTCTGCTTCTCCCAGGAGAACATCATCTGGGCCAACCTGCGCTACCGCTGCAACG ACACCATCCCCGAGGACTACGAGGCCCAGAGGCTGCTGCAGGCCTAG